The Setaria viridis chromosome 2, Setaria_viridis_v4.0, whole genome shotgun sequence DNA window CTGAGCACCAAGCGAGTGGTTGGCTCAGTTGTTCCATACATCAATGAGGAAGATCTTTCTACTGACGACGCTGATTTGGTCAAGGCTAAACCAAATTTCTTTATGCCCTTCCTTCCAGCAGAATTCCCCAAGTTCCTGAATCTCCAAAGGTAATTACCACATTGCCTTCCATTGTAACTTGCACACAATAATTGCCATTACATGCAGTCTATTTCCTTTTTGTTGGCCTTAGCTTTTGCCGATCTTATTATTCAACCTTGGTGTCCTTGGAGTAATCTGGCTGAACTTGACCTTTCAATTTGAAGTGAAATTTTTAAATCCATTTAGTCAGACAAACAGGACAGCCAGGAATAAGAAAATTCTGACTGCTAGCACTGCACTGTATTTTCTTCACTATTTTGATTCTGCCTGTCCAATTATCGAATGATTTAGTTCAGTTATTACCAACAACATGGGACACTTTAATTTGTACTAGTTGTATGCATATAAAACTTATATTTTACTCAGAGGGTCATGGCATGAGTCATAAATTGTATACATTCATGATCTATGTACCACCAACGGAAGTTCCAAATGCCGTCGATTCATTGAACCTCCGTTAGGCATTTACTAGTCCGTAGACGGCACTAAAATGGAATAGTTGGATATTAACTGAATTATGCTGAACTGAAATCTCCTAACCGACCTCAATACCAATGCGAGCACGAACAATCGAAATGGAAACAATAACAAGAGATGTGCCCTAGGCACATGAAGTGGGAAAGCGCAAAGAAATTTAGAACATTGTCTTCATTTGGCAACCCAAATATTAAATGCTGATGGAGAGGAGGGCAAACCAAGATATGCAGATGAGCAACGGACTAAGATGATGGCAAACCTAAGTTTCAATTtatactatatatttttgctatTATTGAAATCATCAACACTTGTGATCCCTGAAAAGTGTTTATTTCCAATTTGTATACTGAAGTCTCCACTGTATTTCAGGACGAGGAAGAACCCTGCATGAATCACTTTCACTGCACCGGCCACTTGTCACCCTTTTTGGGTTCTGCTGTGTTAAGTGATGGGCTATTTCATTCTGTGGTTTATGAAGTACTACTGTGTTCACTTTTTGTGAGGTTTAGGGAGTACTCCAATAGTCTTTGATTGTGTTTTTTTCTGTATCTGTCGTACTGTAGACAGCTGGAGGGAAAAGCCTTCACCAGACCTACAAGGTGCAGGTTGATCATATCGTACAATATGGTCTTTGAGTTTAATGCTATATGATGAACATACCCTTGGCGCTTCAATTTCTCTGTTGGGGTTCCATGATTCTTTCCATACATGTATCAGATGGTGCCACAACCTCTGCCCCCAAAACTCTGGTGCTCCAGCAGCCTTTACCACTGTATGACACAGGCCGCCCCTTCCCCTTTGCTGGTCACCTCTTACTCTCGTAATGGTCCAAATCGCCATCAAACGATCAATGATAGCTTCTTGTGGGCTGCGGCTTGGATGGACCATGTTACTACGTGTAACCTCAATGTCATAGGCCCAACTTGTGCCACTTTTTGTTTGGAAAACTTGTTCATTGGCATTCCAGTGCTAGAAATAAAGCCCATGTTCTTGTCAAATATCTATATGTCGGTGCCTATAAAGGTTTGTGTCGATCACCCAGCAGAAGAATGCTTTGGTAGCAGCTCAGCAGAACAATGGCTGGCTAGCTCTGATCAGCCCAATATTGATCCTGCACAAGCTGGTTCCTCGTTTTCTGCTTCAGGAGTGAACCAAATCTTCCATTAACCTAGGCTCGATTTCCATGTTCACCAGCACAGCCTCAACAACCACTTGCTCTAATCAAATCCTGAATGAAGGGTTCGCCAAAAGGAAATTTCTCGCTCTCTCTGTTGAACTGTTGATACATTTAGGGAGTGATGAGTTTCTGCCTTCTGGCCAGCCAGTATATATATGCGCTACGCTGGTAATGTTTGGATCCACGCTTTGTTTTACAGTGTGTTAGATGCAGTTAcattttatttggttgggtgCGCCGGAGGTGATGTAATGTAATCACCAATAGCCCGGAGTGGTAGGTTAGTTCACCCGACGTGCTTGTCACATGTGGAATTTTCTTTTGAGATAGATCAGCGTTTTTCCCCCTGAGTCGGATATAGTGACCAAGCAAATAGTCAGCAAAAGAGGGGCGTGCGTGTGCAATGCAACCGTCAGTATAGCAGGGGTGAGGGAGGGAGCAACCAGCAGAGCAGCATCGGAAGCAGAGAGGATTGAGAAGTGGCGACCACCGGTTGGCTCATCAGGGTGTATAAGCCCTAGCTAGAGAATCGATCTAATACCCCAAtccagccgccgcctcctcctccaccgaaCCCCCTCAGATCCATGGCCACCGCCGATGCtcccgccggctccggcggcgccctccccAATTGGGTGATGCTGGACCGCTTCATCTTCCGTAGGGACGACCCACAGTCTTTCCGCGAGGACAAGAGGACCTCCGCGACCGGCGAGACCTCCGTCGGCGCTCACTTCCGCATCTCCTTCATCCTCGCCGAGCCCCCGACTCCCTCGCGCCTCTACCTCAGCTGGCCTGGAGGCCCCAAGCGGGAGAAGATGTGCCACCTCGCGTCGGCCCACCGCAACCTCGTCCTCCTCAGGCTGGACTCCTACGTCGACCCCTCCAACCCGTCGCCGTTCGGCGAGATGGCGCACGACTACTTCATCTACTACGTCGCCGCCGACCCCCGCTCGCAGGCGCAATCCACGCCTGCTCTCAGACGGCTGCCAGGTTGCACCGTGCACAACGCGTATCTCGGGAGGCCGATCCCGCGCCCGTTCGTGCCTTATGGTGTTGGTCTGTTGTGCTGTGGTGAGGAGTTTGTCGTGGCGTACCTGGGCGTAGGCAGGCGTGACCCGGAGGCCGAGGCGCTGGAGGTGGAGTTGTGGGTGCTCCGTTCGACCGTCAGAGGTGATTCTGCTGATGGTGGTGAGAAGTGGGAGGCCATGTATCTGCCGATCCAGGGGCAGCATGTTAAACACATCAATCTGCTCAACTTTACAACAAACGAAGTGGTTCCCTTCAAGAATACCCTCTGCTGGGTGGACTATAGGAGAGGCGTATTGTATTGTGAGGACATCTGTGGAGACAGCCCCAAGGCCGTCTTCGCCGGTTTTCCTCCAGATTACTCCAGCTACCATCCTGCAGGCTTCCCCGCGTTGTACCGCAGCTTGTGCGTCACTGAAGGTGGTCGCACGTTGGCAATCCTTGATGTTGGCCGCCATGATGGTGCTGATATAGACCGAATGGTGCCTGACACTGGTTTCACCATCGTCTCCAAGGCAGTGACGGAAACGCAGTCAGCCAATAGTTTTGTGGTTCAAGCAGATGACCTGTGGGCTGCACACCCCAAGGAGGAGCTCCCACGTGAGGTTATGATGCTCCCGTTGATGAGTTTGGATGATATCAATGTTGCGCACTTTGTACTGTATAATTGGGCAGACTTGTCTGAGAAGGTCAAGGTCTCGCTAGTTACAATTGACCTGAGCACCAAGCGAGTGGTTGGCAAAGTTGTTCCATACATCGATGGGGTAGATCTTTCTACTGACGATGCTGATTTGGTCGAGGCTTATCCAAATTACTTGATGCACTTCCTTCCAGCAGAATTCCCCAAGTTCCTGAATCTCCAAAGGTAATTACCGCATTGCCTTCCACTCTAACTTGCACACAATAATTGCCATTACATGCAGTCTATTTCCTTTTTGTTGGCCTTAGCTTTTGCCGATCTTATTATTCAACCTTGGTGTCCTTGGAGTAATCTGGCTGAACTTGACCTTTCAATCTGAAGTGAAATTCTTAAGTCCATTTAGTCAGACAAACAGGACAGCCAGGAATAAGAAAATTCTGACTGCTAGCACTGCGCTGTGTTTTCTTCACTATTTTGATTCTGCCTGTCCAATTATCGAATGATTTAGTTCAGTTATTACCAACAACATGGGACCCTTTAATTTGTACTAGTTGTATGCATATAAAACTTATATTTTACTCAGAGGGTCATGACATGAGGCATAAATTGTATACATTCATGATCTATGTACCACCAACAAAAGTTCCAAATGCCGTTGATTCATTGAACCTCCGTTAGGCATTTAATAGTCTGTAGACGGCACTAAAATGGAATAGTTGGATATTAACTGAAACCTCCTAACCGACCTCAATACCAATGCGAGCATGAACAATCGAAATGGAAACAAAAACAAGAGATGTGCCCTAGGCACATGAAGTGGGAAAGCGCAAAGAAATTTAGAACATCGTCTTCATTTGGCAACCCAAATACCAAATGCTGATGGAGAGGAGGGCAAACCAAGATATGGAGATGAGCAACGGGCTAAGATGATGGCAAACCTAAGTTTCAATTTATACTATATATTTCTGCTATTATTGAAATCATCAACACTTGTGATCCCTGAAAAGTGTTTATTTCCAATTTGTATACTGAAGTCTCCACTGTATTTCAGGACGATGAAGAACCCTGCATGAATCACTTTCACTGCATTGGCCACGTGTCACCCTTTTTGGGTTCTGCTGTGTTAAGTGATGGGCTATTTCATTCTGTGGTTTATGAAGTACTATTGTGTTCACTTTTTGCGAGGTTTAGGGAGTACTCCAATAGTCTTTGATTGTGTTTTTTTCTGTATCTGTCGTACTGTAGACAGCTGGAGGGAAAAGTCTTCACCAGACCTACAAGGTGCAGGTTGATCATATCGTACAATATGGTCTTTGAGTTTAATGCTATATGATGAACATACCCTTGGCGCTTCAATTTCTCTGTTGGGGTTCCATGATTCTTTCCATACATGTATCAGATGGTGCCACAACCTCTGCCCCCAAAACTCTGGTGCTCCAGCAGCCTTTACCACTGTATGACACAGGCCGCCCCTTCCCCTTTGCTGGTCACCTCTTACTCTCGTAATGGTCCAAATCGCCATCAAACGATCAATGATAGCTTCTTGTGGGCTGCGGCTTGGATGGACCATGTTACTACGTGTAACCTCAATGTCATAGGCCCAACTTGTGCCACTTTTTGTTTGGAAAACTTGTTCATTGGCATTCCAGTGCTAGAAATAAAGCCCATGTTCTTGTCAAATATCTATATGTCGGTGCCTATAAAGGTTTGTGTCGATCACCCAGCAGAAGAATGCTTTGGTAGCAGCTCAGCAGAACAATGGCTGGCTAGCTCTGATCAGCCCAATATTGATCCTGCACAAGCTGGTTCCTCGTTTTCTGCTTCAGGAGTGAACCAAATCTTCCATTAACCTAGGCTCGATTTCCATGTTCACCAGCACAGCCTCAACAACCACTTGCTCTAATCAATCCTGAATGAAGGGTTCGCCAAAGGAAATTTCTCGCTCTCCGTTGAAGTATTGATACATTAGGGAGTGATGAGTTTCTGCCTTCTGACCAGCCCAGCCTGCCAGCCAGTTTATAGTAGAACCAGGCCAATCCAAAACCGTGCAAGCGTACGCTGGCTCGTACTGGTTATGTTAGGATCACGCTTTGTTTTACAGATGCAGTTATGTTTTGTTTGGGTGGGTGCGCCGGAGGTGATGTAATGTAATCACCAATAGCCCGGAGTGGTAGGTTAGTTCACCCGACGTGCTTGTCACATGTGCAATTTTCTTTTGAGATGGATCAACGTTTTTCCCCTGAGTCGGATATAGTGACCAAGCAAATAGTCAGCAAAGG harbors:
- the LOC117845833 gene encoding uncharacterized protein — protein: MATADAPAGSGGALPNWVMLDRFIFRRDDPQSFREDKRTSATGETSVGAHFRISFILAEPPTPSRLYLSWPGGPKREKMCHLASAHRNLVLLRLDSYVDPSNPSPFGEMAHDYFIYYVAADPRSQAQSTPALRRLPGCTVHNAYLGRPIPRPFVPYGVGLLCCGEEFVVAYLGVGRRDPEAEALEVELWVLRSTVRGDSADGGEKWEAMYLPIQGQHVKHINLLNFTTNEVVPFKNTLCWVDYRRGVLYCEDICGDSPKAVFAGFPPDYSSYHPAGFPALYRSLCVTEGGRTLAILDVGRHDGADIDRMVPDTGFTIVSKAVTETQSANSFVVQADDLWAAHPKEELPREVMMLPLMSLDDINVAHFVLYNWADLSEKVKVSLVTIDLSTKRVVGKVVPYIDGVDLSTDDADLVEAYPNYLMHFLPAEFPKFLNLQRTMKNPA